GCGGCGCCGGTGCCGGGGCCTGAGCCATGACCCGAGCCGTACGACGTGTTCGGTGTGCTGTCGGAGCGCCGGTCCGACAGCAGCAGCTCCATCAACTTGCGTTGCAGGCGCAGCCGTTCGCCCGCCTCGCGGGCCGCCGCTTCCGCGTAGCCGCGCACGGACTGGTCCACGAGGCCGTCCAGGTACTCGAAACCCGACTCGGCGAGCTCGTACATGGCGGGCGGCGGGATCTCGATCTGCTGGCCGATCTCGGCGAGGCGGCGCCAGGCGAGTCGTACGCCCAGGCGGTAGATGGCCTGGAGCGAGTCGAGGCTGCGGCCGTGCAGGCCCTCGCCGCGGCCGAACTCCTGGAAGACCTCCAGGTGGTAGCGCGGGCGGCCCTCCTGGGACGCCAGCTGCTGGACGAAGCCCTCCAGGGCGCGGCGGATGCCGATGAGCGCCATCGGCTCGCCCGAGTCGTCGAGGACGACGGGCAGGCCGGGGTATTCGGCGCGGATCTCGCGCAGGATGTCCTGGGCGAGCGCGGGCACCTCCTCCAGGGCGAGCGCGGCGAACTCCCGCACCTGCCGGGGCGGTACGTCGCGCCACGCGGAGCGGAAGGGGGCGCGGTCGCCCTGGGCGCGGTCGTCCCGGGCTCGGTCGGCGTCCGGCGCGTTGTCGTCCGGGAAGGCGCCGTCAGCCGTCAGGTCGTCGGACGCCTGGGCGTGGGTCGCGGCCACGGTCGCTCACTGCCCCTGGGCCGGAGCCTCGTAATGCACGAGCGGCGTATTGGGCTGGTCCGGCGTGGCGCCGAGGAGCGCGACGATGCCGAGCGCCGCGCCCACGGCGAGGAGCGCCCCGGCGGCGACGGTGAGTGAAGCGGCGAGCAGTCGGTGCATTGCGAGGGTCAGCCTCTCTGTCGGAGGTCGTCCCCACCCCGGTCGCACAGTCCCGCGGCCGGTGGCACAGCTCCGGCCACGAAGTCCTGGTCGCACAGCCCGCGCCGGCCCCGCCCGGCAAGTCCTCAGTCTCTGCAATCCATTGACACTTCGTCAAGGGTGCGCCTACGGTTCCCGGCCCATACGGCTCGGTAACACTTCTTCCGCCCTCGCCCAGGAGTGACCCAATGCGCCGAATGCGCCGCACCGCCTCTCCTCTGTCGCTGATCCTTCTCGGGCTCGGCGCGTTTCTTCTGGTCCTGGCACCGATGCTGGCCTGGTACGTCGAGCCACGCGCGAAACGCACGCCCGTGGATGTCGACATCACGACCGTCTTCAAAGGCAAGGGAAGCTATTTCGACACCGAGAAGATCAAGACGGTCCACGACAAGGACCTCACCATCACCCGCCAGGTCCGCGGCGACGTGGCCGACAGCGAGGACAGCGGGCGGGCGATCTGGGACGTGTCGACGTCGGTGGATCCGGACAAGTCGCTGCCCGCGGCCGACCCGCACGACTCGCTCCAGTGGACGCTGGAGCGCTGGGTCACCGACCGGAGGACGAACGCGCCGGTGCACTGCTGCGGCGAGGAGCCGTACTTCGAGGGCGAGGCGTACCTGAAGTTCCCCTTCGACGTGGAGAAGCGGTCCTACACCTGGTGGGACAACACGCTGGGCGCGACCGTCCCGCTCACCTACCGCGGCACGAAGAAGATCCAGGGGTACGAGGGGTACCGGTTCACGGCGACGGTGAAGCCCACCAGGACCGGGACGCGTCAGGTGCCGGGGCGGATGGTCGGGCAGCCGAGGAAGAGCCAGGTCATCGCCGACGAGTACTACGCCAACCACGGCATCGAGCTCGTCGCGGACCAGCGCACCGGCCGGATCATCTACGCCGCGATCGGCCCCCGCAAGACGCTGCGCGCGCCGGGGTCGGAGAAGGACGCGACGGTACTGCTCGACAGCGACCGGATCGCGTTCACGCCGGCGACCCAGAAGGCTCAGGTGAAGCTCGCGGACGACGACAGCAGTCGGCTTGAACTCGTCGGCGAGACGCTGCCGTTCGGTGCGTGCGTGCTGGGCGGGGTACTCGCCGTGGCGGGAATCGTGCTCGTCGTGCGAGGGCGCCAGGACGACGGGGCGAACGGTCCCGGACGGCACGGTGACGGGGCGGAGCCGGACAGTCCGAATCCGGCCGCGTCGCCGACCGCCCTGCAGCCCAGCACGATGTGATGAGACG
The sequence above is a segment of the Streptomyces sp. Je 1-369 genome. Coding sequences within it:
- a CDS encoding DUF3068 domain-containing protein is translated as MRRTASPLSLILLGLGAFLLVLAPMLAWYVEPRAKRTPVDVDITTVFKGKGSYFDTEKIKTVHDKDLTITRQVRGDVADSEDSGRAIWDVSTSVDPDKSLPAADPHDSLQWTLERWVTDRRTNAPVHCCGEEPYFEGEAYLKFPFDVEKRSYTWWDNTLGATVPLTYRGTKKIQGYEGYRFTATVKPTRTGTRQVPGRMVGQPRKSQVIADEYYANHGIELVADQRTGRIIYAAIGPRKTLRAPGSEKDATVLLDSDRIAFTPATQKAQVKLADDDSSRLELVGETLPFGACVLGGVLAVAGIVLVVRGRQDDGANGPGRHGDGAEPDSPNPAASPTALQPSTM